From a single Fusobacterium ulcerans ATCC 49185 genomic region:
- a CDS encoding glycosyltransferase family 9 protein — translation MKILIVRFKQIGDAVLSSVICNTLKKSFPESEIDYVVYEHIAPLFKNHPYIDNIILITEEEQKNPLKYIAKVWKVTRKKYDIVIDIMSTPKSEMFTLFSFGSEYRIGRKKKYRGFTYTHKIFEPANSKDKVDKFLKMLAPLEEKYKILYDNTYITYINENEKESMKRKMKEAGIDFSKPVFICAVNSRRPEKIYPLNNMECVIKKVIEELNPQIILFYSSAEKEFVKNFYSRLKNSKNVFSNIETASIRDLAALISNCDMFFGNEGGPRHIAQSLDIPSFAIFSPKSSKKEWLANPSKKHQGIEPKDIYPECKVLSYKDCYSLILPDYVVAEIKKLYLQCYR, via the coding sequence ATGAAAATATTAATAGTACGTTTTAAACAAATAGGAGATGCTGTTTTAAGCTCAGTTATATGCAATACTCTTAAAAAAAGTTTCCCTGAATCTGAAATCGATTATGTAGTATATGAGCATATTGCTCCTTTATTTAAAAATCATCCATATATTGATAATATTATTCTAATAACTGAAGAAGAACAGAAGAACCCTCTTAAATATATAGCTAAAGTATGGAAAGTAACAAGAAAGAAATATGATATAGTAATAGATATAATGTCTACTCCCAAAAGTGAAATGTTTACTTTATTTTCTTTCGGAAGCGAATATAGAATAGGAAGAAAGAAAAAATATAGAGGATTTACATATACTCATAAGATTTTTGAGCCTGCTAATTCAAAAGATAAAGTTGATAAGTTTTTAAAAATGCTGGCTCCATTGGAAGAAAAATATAAAATACTATATGACAACACTTATATCACCTATATAAATGAAAATGAAAAAGAAAGTATGAAAAGAAAAATGAAAGAAGCAGGAATAGATTTTTCAAAGCCTGTATTTATATGTGCTGTAAATTCAAGGCGTCCAGAGAAAATTTACCCCCTCAATAATATGGAATGTGTTATCAAAAAAGTAATAGAAGAACTGAATCCACAGATTATACTATTTTATTCTTCAGCAGAAAAAGAGTTTGTTAAAAATTTTTATTCTAGGTTAAAAAACAGTAAAAATGTTTTTTCTAATATAGAAACAGCTTCAATAAGAGATTTGGCAGCACTTATTTCAAATTGTGATATGTTTTTTGGAAACGAGGGAGGACCAAGGCATATAGCTCAAAGTTTAGATATTCCAAGCTTTGCTATTTTTAGTCCTAAGAGCAGTAAAAAAGAGTGGCTGGCTAACCCAAGTAAAAAACATCAAGGTATAGAACCTAAAGATATTTATCCTGAATGTAAAGTTCTTAGTTATAAAGATTGTTATTCATTGATTTTACCAGATTATGTTGTTGCTGAAATTAAAAAGTTATATTTACAATGCTATAGATAG